A genomic segment from Tuwongella immobilis encodes:
- a CDS encoding fatty acid CoA ligase family protein: MSAGFQNVASHLTRLASEQPDRPAVICLQPAPAGTTAPTEQLTFQELNRRCDAIAHGLVGIGIRRGVRTAVMVRPSLDFFALTFAMFKVGAIPVLIDPGMGILRLGKCLEDAEPQAFIGLPIAHVFRNVLGWARRTIKITLTTGRWKLGLARHSLPELIAKCSASGPFQSDPFVAEEQAAILFTSGSTGPAKGVIYTHGIFAAQVDALRAMYRIEPGEVDLPTFPLFALFGPALGMTAVIPDMDPTRPAQVDARKLIDAIHRFQVTSMFGSPAVINRVGRYGQNHPTQLTTLRRVISAGAPVSAKAIERFTALLPNGVQVHTPYGATESLPVATIGSDEILHHTRSATDSGCGVCVGKPVPGVEAFILPIHDEPIAIWDESLPLPPGTVGEITVSSRMVTPAYYRLPTATAKAKIVDPKTGRRFHRMGDVGYIDALGRLWFCGRKSHRVVTKSGTWYTIPTEAIFNTHPAVFRSALVGVVAGEATIPVICIERDPEIASPPDRDLLAELLTLAAGFPHTRGITTLLIHPKFPVDIRHNAKIFREKLAVWATEELKRRGITPTIAAPAAPVPIAHLESQPIHSVGDNA, from the coding sequence ATGAGCGCGGGGTTCCAGAATGTTGCATCGCATCTGACCCGACTCGCCTCCGAACAACCCGATCGACCCGCGGTGATCTGCCTGCAACCCGCCCCTGCAGGCACGACTGCACCGACCGAGCAACTCACCTTCCAAGAGTTGAATCGTCGTTGCGACGCGATCGCGCACGGATTGGTGGGAATCGGCATCCGGCGCGGCGTCCGCACCGCCGTCATGGTGCGGCCAAGTCTCGATTTTTTCGCGCTCACCTTCGCCATGTTCAAAGTTGGGGCGATTCCCGTTCTCATCGATCCGGGAATGGGAATTCTGCGGCTCGGCAAATGCTTAGAGGATGCCGAACCTCAAGCCTTCATTGGACTTCCGATCGCGCACGTATTTCGCAATGTCTTGGGGTGGGCACGTCGCACGATCAAAATCACGCTCACCACCGGGCGATGGAAACTCGGGTTGGCCCGACATTCGCTCCCGGAATTGATCGCAAAATGTTCCGCCAGCGGACCATTCCAGAGCGATCCCTTTGTCGCCGAGGAACAAGCAGCGATTCTGTTTACCAGCGGCAGCACCGGCCCCGCAAAAGGGGTGATTTACACGCACGGAATTTTTGCCGCCCAGGTGGATGCATTGCGCGCGATGTATCGCATCGAGCCAGGCGAAGTGGATCTGCCGACGTTTCCATTGTTTGCGCTGTTCGGCCCCGCGCTGGGAATGACCGCCGTCATTCCCGACATGGACCCCACTCGCCCGGCGCAAGTCGATGCCCGCAAACTGATTGACGCGATTCACCGCTTCCAAGTGACCAGCATGTTCGGCTCGCCGGCGGTCATCAATCGCGTCGGTCGATATGGACAAAATCACCCCACACAATTGACCACGCTCCGCCGCGTCATCTCAGCGGGTGCCCCGGTTTCGGCCAAAGCGATCGAGCGATTCACCGCCCTGCTCCCCAACGGCGTGCAAGTCCACACCCCCTACGGAGCCACGGAATCACTTCCCGTTGCCACCATTGGCAGCGACGAAATCCTCCACCACACTCGAAGCGCAACCGATTCTGGCTGCGGAGTTTGCGTCGGGAAACCAGTTCCCGGAGTCGAGGCGTTCATCCTGCCGATCCACGATGAGCCGATCGCGATTTGGGATGAGTCGCTGCCACTTCCGCCAGGCACCGTCGGCGAAATCACGGTCAGCAGTCGCATGGTCACACCGGCGTACTATCGCCTTCCGACGGCGACGGCCAAGGCGAAAATCGTCGATCCAAAAACCGGGAGACGGTTCCATCGCATGGGCGATGTCGGCTACATTGACGCACTCGGCCGACTCTGGTTTTGTGGCCGAAAATCGCATCGCGTTGTGACCAAATCCGGAACGTGGTACACGATTCCCACCGAAGCGATTTTCAACACACATCCTGCCGTATTCCGTTCCGCGCTCGTTGGTGTTGTGGCCGGTGAAGCGACCATCCCGGTCATCTGCATCGAACGCGATCCGGAAATTGCGAGTCCGCCTGACCGGGACTTACTCGCCGAATTGCTCACGCTTGCCGCGGGATTTCCCCACACGCGTGGCATTACGACGCTGCTAATCCACCCGAAGTTTCCGGTAGACATTCGCCATAATGCGAAGATTTTCCGGGAGAAACTCGCGGTGTGGGCCACGGAGGAACTGAAACGACGCGGAATCACCCCGACCATTGCCGCGCCGGCTGCCCCCGTGCCAATCGCTCATTTGGAATCGCAGCCGATTCATTCCGTGGGAGACAACGCATGA
- a CDS encoding alpha/beta fold hydrolase — protein sequence MVIPDYPFESHYFDRNGLRMHYLDEGGGDPVVMVHGNPTWSFYFRHLVLALRDRHRVIVPDHIGCGLSDHPDQHAYDFRLQSRIDDLDALLESLNLPNRVTLVVHDWGGMIGMAYAARHPEKIRRIVVLNTASFHMPKSKSFPALLWLGRNTALGAWLILKCNAFCRLANQIAAKRRQLTQAEKSAYLMPHDTVPRRISVLKFVQTIPLRISDPGYDLVSAVESSLPKFADVPMLIIWGLKDFIFDHHFLAEWERRFPKAEVHRYARSGHYILEDEREEAIEWIDDFFARHPIPPSGAEARQ from the coding sequence ATGGTGATTCCTGATTATCCGTTCGAGTCTCACTACTTCGATCGCAACGGCCTTCGCATGCACTACCTCGATGAGGGGGGCGGCGATCCAGTAGTGATGGTTCACGGAAACCCGACATGGTCGTTTTATTTTCGTCATTTGGTCCTTGCACTTCGGGACCGACATCGCGTCATCGTACCGGATCACATCGGCTGCGGCTTATCCGATCATCCGGATCAGCATGCCTACGATTTTCGGCTCCAATCGCGGATTGACGATCTGGATGCCCTGCTGGAATCGCTGAATTTGCCGAATCGCGTCACGTTGGTCGTTCACGACTGGGGTGGCATGATCGGCATGGCCTACGCAGCCCGTCATCCGGAGAAGATTCGTCGGATTGTCGTGCTGAATACGGCATCGTTTCATATGCCGAAATCGAAATCGTTTCCGGCGCTGCTGTGGCTGGGTCGCAATACGGCGTTGGGTGCGTGGCTGATCCTGAAATGCAACGCATTTTGCCGGCTGGCGAATCAGATTGCCGCCAAACGACGCCAACTGACGCAGGCGGAAAAGTCGGCGTATCTGATGCCGCATGACACGGTTCCTCGGCGGATCTCGGTGCTCAAATTTGTGCAGACGATCCCACTTCGCATCAGTGATCCGGGATATGATCTTGTCTCGGCGGTTGAATCATCGCTGCCGAAATTTGCCGATGTTCCGATGCTGATCATTTGGGGACTCAAAGACTTCATCTTCGATCATCATTTTCTGGCCGAATGGGAACGCCGGTTTCCAAAGGCGGAAGTGCATCGATATGCCCGAAGTGGGCACTACATTCTGGAAGATGAACGCGAAGAAGCGATCGAATGGATCGATGATTTCTTCGCACGCCATCCCATACCTCCTTCGGGAGCGGAGGCTCGGCAATGA
- a CDS encoding beta-ketoacyl synthase N-terminal-like domain-containing protein, whose translation MPPLDERIAIVGRGGLFPGSTTLDQFAAHLLAGTDLSSDVPTGRWTLDPERAVDSRPGQFDRVVSKRGYFLSPFELPDEDLGFDRAFLQQLDPLVQLAITVGWRAWQDANGQAINPQKTGIIVGNIALPTDRISEWTREVLRSHLPAYSGFAPNQPINPLNRYVAGLPAMMLAQTLRIQGPVWTLDAACASSLYSVKLACDWLLSGQVDAMICGGMSRPDCLYTQMGFSQLRALSPTGTCSPFDSKSNGLVVGEGAGLFVLKRLSSAIADGNTIYGVICGAGLSNDRDGNLLAPSSEGQLRAMRAAYAQAGWSPDSVDVIECHATGTPRGDAVEFASLRELWSGIGRTGQCVIGSVKSSTGHLLTGANSAGLMKLLLGIETGKLYPTANYQSPSQAIPIDGSPFRVLTSAEDWPKSASHPRRAAISGFGFGGINAHVLLEEYRPELVRVPVRMSTPPAEEPVAIVAMGLRLAGEESSREWQSILLGGRPGPQPVCRDGVGFADQRPCLGFTNLSVGVERFRIPPSEIEQMLPQQIVLLQATDLALQQLQATTTVTEHSVDPESLAIRTGTYVGLGLDIQTTNFQMRWSLLQQGASASEIESASPPLTPDRTMGALGSVAVSRIARTFRLGGPCFPVCSEDASGTAALLTAMQALKRREIDRAIVAAVDLSADPRMVAADAALAQGAPRPVPLEGAIAFVIKRVSDAERDGNRILAVIESAAQAQSFQGVWDAIAPESEAVESIGYIDDCGPNSLPQPPSLPRLPHTPDRAAIYSHTASIIGFPGAASTLLSLARATLAIAQQVIPAGQSLLDASQRLPAYWVADDAGQPRRAMVIGCGLADCYSGIRLAEHPSEATTNRDDRWFPLGRRLPRLFVFSGATLAELMQSVDLLRSQVESGVEFAALNAGDSHPANSPQSVVATCVAETVAELREQLAFLVQHLRTAPDAPIGRDETLGKPMPVAVRDRVFYTPRPLGPSARIAFVFPGSGNHFADMGRDLSATFPEILRTQQAENRRLRTQMAVDELWRPRLSAEIAPRTLIFAQVSLGAMIADLFQSFGIRPSAAIGYSLGESASLFGLRTWRARDAMLARLEESSLFVHDLAGPCLSARRYWNMSEDEPLDWVVGIVRTGAQAVRAALLPESKAFLLIINTPEECVIGGHRPDVEALAARLEKRLLPIDGVTTAHCAVTGPIEEPYRELHRLPTTPPSGVDYYSGATGQRYAVDTESASAAIFGAVNSTIDYPRLIEQAYADGVRIFLEPGPGGSCARFIDRILNEKPHLARAVCVPRQDHRSLLVRMLANLIAEGIPVDCSPLFRQSPEWTLPVSRNRVTVPVGLPIRPLANLAAKPVESRPEPRSEPRPEPIIVPPVIPASVVDLTPPSASAPRLASPPPLVENSVKLADERAATALFDATPESTKPSWSPEPSTPNASAADDAITAEFESKFESPPALCSDLPAELEDPMVERRPQLPALNGEIRAEAMEIPQTGHPVEAVVQQIQGHAETQLAVMQAHLAYLSFSTQMQQQFARLVQMQTQLLQGNALPTMPQVAQPQVAHPQVAHPQMAIVSPRDISPEIVDQPMSIAQLQLNPDAVSELVAPLTVPEETPRALDTAQCFEFARGSIAKSLGVAFAEIDSFPTRVRLPDGPLMLVDRVLQIDGEPLSLGSGRVVTEHLVTADRWYLDAGRIPICVAVESGQADLFLSGFLGIDLRTRGLAVYRLLDAVVTFHSPLPGIGSTIVYDIHIDRFFQQGETYLFKFRFEASVDGRPLMSMTEGCAGFFSESELAAGKGIIHTALDLRPIAGKRPADWRPLAPLGGIEAFNELQIDALRSGDLVTAFGSGFAGLPLRSPNRLPGGMLRLVDRVVEFDPQGGRFGLGRIRAEADIHPDDWFLTCHFVDDQVMPGTLMFECCMHTLRIFLMRLGWVGEEGQIATEPVPGVSSRLKCRGQVIASTKIVTYEVAIKEIGYGPEPYAIADALMSADGKPIVEITSMSIRISGLTREFVESIWQHQTAAIPAVRYDQRPAIFDTDRITAFAIGNPSDAFGDRYRIFDSERIIARLPGPPFQFLDRITRIDGARAWEMVAGGEVDAQYDVPTDAWYFGANRCQRMPFAVLLEIALQPCGWLAGYVGSALTSSDDLSFRNLGGSATQYEAIGPDCGTLTTTVKMTRVSSSGGMIIQNYDFTVRREGRVVYAGDTYFGFFSKGALANQVGLKESSLEVPSPEALALADRFQVPNDSPFPDDTLRMVDTIEFNLPTGGSKGLGLIQGTIAVNPEAWFFKAHFHQDPVWPGSLGLESMLQLLKVFAWQRWGTVPPTGWQTVAIGKRHEWVYRGQVIPTQNRVTVQATITAVDDEHQRIQADGFLMVDGRIIYAMKDFTLE comes from the coding sequence GGCCTATTCAGGCTTTGCGCCGAATCAGCCAATCAACCCGTTGAATCGATATGTTGCGGGTCTGCCCGCAATGATGCTCGCACAAACGCTGCGGATTCAGGGGCCCGTTTGGACGTTGGATGCCGCATGTGCGTCCTCGCTCTATTCGGTCAAACTGGCGTGCGATTGGCTGCTTTCTGGCCAAGTCGATGCGATGATTTGCGGCGGCATGTCTCGCCCCGATTGTCTGTATACCCAGATGGGGTTCAGCCAACTTCGGGCACTTTCGCCCACCGGAACGTGTTCCCCATTTGATTCCAAATCGAACGGTTTGGTTGTCGGCGAAGGCGCAGGACTCTTTGTACTGAAACGATTATCGAGCGCAATTGCTGATGGCAACACGATTTACGGCGTCATCTGCGGCGCAGGTCTTTCCAATGATCGTGATGGCAATTTGCTCGCTCCATCATCCGAAGGTCAGCTTCGTGCGATGCGGGCCGCCTATGCGCAGGCGGGGTGGTCGCCCGATTCGGTGGACGTGATCGAGTGCCACGCCACCGGAACGCCACGCGGCGATGCTGTGGAATTCGCCAGTCTCCGCGAACTTTGGTCTGGCATCGGTCGAACTGGACAATGCGTCATCGGTTCGGTCAAATCATCAACTGGGCATCTACTCACAGGTGCAAATTCTGCGGGGTTGATGAAGTTATTGCTGGGAATCGAAACCGGCAAATTGTATCCGACCGCGAATTATCAAAGTCCCTCACAAGCGATTCCAATCGATGGAAGTCCTTTCCGAGTCTTGACTTCGGCTGAAGATTGGCCAAAATCCGCGAGTCATCCCCGACGTGCGGCCATTAGCGGATTCGGCTTCGGCGGCATCAATGCCCATGTGCTGCTGGAGGAATATCGGCCTGAATTGGTCCGTGTTCCAGTCCGCATGTCCACACCGCCAGCCGAGGAGCCGGTCGCCATCGTCGCCATGGGGTTGCGACTGGCCGGGGAAGAATCGTCTCGCGAATGGCAATCGATTTTGCTCGGTGGGCGCCCCGGACCGCAACCCGTTTGTCGTGATGGAGTTGGGTTCGCGGATCAGCGGCCATGCTTGGGGTTCACGAATCTCTCCGTTGGCGTGGAGCGGTTCCGAATTCCGCCAAGCGAAATCGAGCAGATGTTGCCGCAGCAAATCGTATTGCTGCAGGCAACCGATCTCGCGTTGCAGCAACTGCAAGCCACGACGACGGTTACGGAACATTCCGTCGATCCGGAATCCCTGGCCATTCGTACCGGCACGTATGTCGGTCTTGGCTTGGATATTCAGACAACGAACTTTCAGATGCGTTGGTCGCTGTTGCAACAAGGTGCCAGCGCCAGCGAAATTGAATCCGCCTCGCCGCCGCTGACCCCGGATCGGACTATGGGCGCACTTGGCAGCGTGGCCGTGAGTCGTATCGCGCGGACGTTTCGACTCGGCGGCCCGTGTTTTCCGGTCTGTAGCGAAGATGCCTCCGGCACTGCCGCGCTGCTGACCGCGATGCAAGCCCTGAAACGACGCGAGATTGATCGTGCGATCGTTGCAGCCGTTGATCTCTCCGCCGACCCACGAATGGTCGCCGCCGATGCTGCGTTGGCTCAGGGGGCACCTCGACCCGTGCCGCTGGAGGGGGCGATTGCCTTCGTCATCAAGCGCGTGTCCGACGCGGAGCGGGACGGCAATCGGATTTTGGCGGTGATCGAGTCTGCCGCGCAAGCCCAATCCTTCCAAGGGGTTTGGGATGCGATTGCGCCAGAATCGGAAGCCGTCGAATCGATTGGATACATTGACGATTGTGGCCCCAACTCCCTGCCCCAACCGCCCAGTCTGCCCCGATTGCCGCATACTCCCGATCGTGCGGCCATTTATTCACATACTGCTTCGATCATCGGTTTTCCGGGGGCGGCTTCGACGTTATTGAGTTTGGCGCGGGCGACGCTGGCGATTGCGCAGCAGGTGATTCCTGCGGGGCAGTCGTTACTCGATGCCAGCCAACGACTTCCGGCGTACTGGGTTGCCGATGATGCGGGCCAACCGCGTCGAGCGATGGTGATCGGGTGCGGGCTGGCGGATTGCTATTCTGGCATTCGGTTGGCCGAACATCCAAGCGAAGCCACCACGAATCGGGACGATCGCTGGTTTCCGTTGGGCCGCCGATTGCCGCGACTGTTTGTGTTCTCGGGTGCAACGCTCGCCGAGCTGATGCAGTCGGTCGATTTGCTTCGCTCGCAAGTCGAATCTGGGGTTGAGTTTGCGGCATTGAACGCTGGTGATTCCCATCCCGCGAATTCGCCCCAAAGCGTTGTGGCGACCTGTGTTGCGGAAACGGTCGCGGAATTGCGCGAGCAACTCGCCTTCCTCGTGCAACATCTGCGAACTGCTCCGGATGCCCCGATTGGGCGCGATGAGACGCTGGGCAAACCGATGCCGGTGGCGGTTCGGGATCGCGTGTTCTACACCCCTCGCCCGTTGGGGCCAAGCGCGCGGATTGCGTTTGTCTTTCCGGGGTCGGGAAATCACTTTGCGGACATGGGGCGCGACCTGAGCGCGACTTTCCCGGAGATTTTGCGGACTCAGCAGGCCGAAAATCGGCGTTTGCGGACACAGATGGCGGTTGATGAGTTATGGCGTCCGCGTTTGTCAGCGGAAATCGCGCCGCGAACGCTCATCTTCGCGCAAGTCTCCCTCGGCGCGATGATTGCTGACTTGTTCCAATCGTTTGGGATTCGGCCCAGTGCCGCGATCGGATATTCGCTGGGAGAGTCGGCGAGTCTGTTTGGACTGCGAACCTGGCGTGCCCGCGATGCGATGCTTGCTCGACTCGAAGAATCGTCGCTGTTTGTGCACGATCTCGCCGGTCCGTGTCTTTCCGCGCGACGCTATTGGAACATGAGTGAAGATGAGCCGCTGGATTGGGTGGTTGGCATCGTCCGGACGGGTGCCCAGGCGGTTCGAGCGGCGTTGCTCCCTGAATCCAAGGCATTTTTGCTGATTATCAACACTCCGGAAGAATGTGTCATCGGCGGCCATCGCCCCGATGTGGAAGCGCTGGCGGCGCGTCTCGAGAAACGGCTGTTGCCAATCGACGGGGTCACGACGGCCCATTGCGCTGTGACCGGGCCGATCGAGGAACCGTATCGGGAATTGCATCGATTGCCCACAACTCCGCCGTCGGGCGTCGATTACTACAGTGGGGCGACTGGGCAGCGGTATGCGGTGGACACGGAGTCGGCCTCCGCGGCGATTTTCGGGGCGGTGAATTCGACCATCGATTATCCGCGTCTGATCGAACAAGCCTATGCGGATGGGGTTCGGATCTTTTTGGAGCCGGGACCGGGTGGGTCGTGCGCCCGATTTATTGATCGGATTTTGAACGAAAAACCGCACCTCGCCCGCGCCGTTTGTGTACCGCGGCAGGATCATCGATCGCTCTTGGTTCGCATGCTGGCGAATCTGATTGCGGAGGGGATTCCAGTCGATTGTTCCCCGCTGTTTCGGCAATCGCCGGAATGGACGTTACCCGTTTCCCGCAATCGAGTTACGGTCCCAGTCGGCTTGCCGATTCGTCCGTTGGCGAACCTTGCCGCGAAGCCGGTGGAATCGCGCCCGGAACCGCGTTCGGAACCGCGCCCGGAACCGATCATCGTCCCGCCAGTGATTCCCGCAAGCGTGGTCGATTTGACACCGCCGAGTGCAAGCGCGCCACGCCTGGCATCCCCTCCGCCGTTGGTCGAAAATTCGGTCAAATTGGCGGATGAGCGAGCGGCAACTGCACTGTTTGATGCGACTCCGGAATCGACGAAGCCGAGTTGGTCGCCCGAGCCGAGCACGCCAAACGCATCAGCCGCCGACGATGCAATCACTGCGGAATTTGAGTCAAAATTCGAATCTCCCCCTGCACTTTGCTCCGATTTGCCAGCGGAATTGGAAGATCCCATGGTTGAACGACGTCCGCAATTGCCCGCGCTCAACGGTGAAATCCGTGCCGAGGCGATGGAAATTCCGCAAACCGGCCACCCCGTTGAAGCGGTGGTGCAGCAGATTCAGGGCCATGCGGAGACGCAACTGGCGGTGATGCAGGCACATCTGGCGTACTTGAGTTTTAGTACGCAGATGCAGCAGCAATTCGCCCGGCTGGTGCAGATGCAAACGCAACTGCTGCAAGGAAATGCGCTGCCCACGATGCCGCAAGTCGCACAGCCGCAAGTCGCACACCCGCAAGTCGCACACCCGCAAATGGCGATTGTTTCACCGCGTGACATCTCCCCGGAAATCGTCGATCAGCCGATGAGCATTGCGCAATTGCAACTGAATCCGGACGCGGTCAGCGAACTGGTCGCCCCGCTGACCGTGCCAGAGGAGACGCCACGGGCATTGGATACGGCCCAATGTTTCGAGTTTGCACGCGGTTCGATTGCGAAATCGCTCGGGGTTGCATTCGCGGAGATTGATTCGTTCCCGACTCGTGTTCGACTCCCGGATGGCCCCTTGATGCTGGTCGATCGTGTGCTGCAAATCGACGGCGAGCCGTTGAGTTTGGGCAGCGGTCGGGTGGTGACGGAACACCTCGTAACGGCGGATCGATGGTATCTGGACGCCGGGCGGATTCCGATTTGCGTGGCGGTGGAATCGGGGCAAGCGGACTTGTTTTTGAGCGGATTTCTGGGAATCGACCTGCGAACGCGCGGCTTGGCCGTGTATCGGTTGCTCGACGCCGTGGTCACGTTCCATAGTCCATTGCCGGGAATCGGATCAACAATCGTTTATGACATTCATATCGATCGATTCTTCCAACAGGGCGAAACCTACTTATTCAAATTCCGATTCGAAGCATCGGTTGATGGCCGCCCGCTGATGAGCATGACCGAAGGATGCGCGGGCTTTTTCAGCGAGTCGGAATTGGCCGCGGGCAAAGGGATCATCCATACCGCATTGGACTTACGACCGATCGCCGGGAAACGGCCCGCCGATTGGCGACCGCTCGCTCCACTGGGCGGAATCGAAGCATTCAACGAACTCCAAATCGATGCGTTGCGATCGGGCGATCTGGTGACCGCATTCGGGAGTGGATTTGCGGGTTTGCCGCTGCGTTCCCCCAACCGCTTACCCGGTGGGATGTTACGACTCGTGGACCGTGTCGTGGAATTCGATCCGCAGGGTGGTCGGTTCGGATTGGGCCGCATTCGGGCCGAGGCGGATATTCACCCCGACGACTGGTTTTTGACCTGTCACTTTGTGGACGATCAGGTGATGCCCGGCACACTCATGTTCGAGTGTTGCATGCACACCCTGCGCATTTTCTTGATGCGATTGGGCTGGGTTGGCGAAGAGGGGCAGATTGCGACCGAGCCGGTGCCGGGGGTTTCCAGTCGGTTGAAATGTCGCGGGCAAGTCATTGCCAGCACGAAGATTGTGACCTACGAAGTGGCGATCAAGGAGATTGGCTACGGCCCTGAACCATATGCGATTGCCGATGCGTTGATGTCTGCCGATGGCAAGCCGATCGTCGAAATCACCAGCATGTCGATTCGCATCAGTGGCTTGACACGCGAATTCGTCGAATCGATTTGGCAGCACCAAACTGCGGCGATTCCGGCAGTGCGCTACGACCAACGCCCGGCGATTTTTGATACCGATCGCATCACCGCGTTCGCAATCGGGAACCCTTCGGATGCCTTCGGTGATCGCTATCGGATCTTCGATTCGGAGCGGATTATCGCGCGGCTCCCCGGACCGCCGTTCCAATTTTTGGATCGGATCACCCGCATTGATGGAGCGCGAGCGTGGGAGATGGTCGCCGGGGGCGAGGTTGATGCCCAATACGATGTGCCAACCGATGCCTGGTACTTTGGTGCGAATCGCTGCCAGCGGATGCCGTTTGCGGTGCTGCTGGAAATCGCGTTGCAACCCTGCGGCTGGTTGGCTGGGTATGTCGGATCGGCGTTGACGAGTTCAGATGATTTGTCGTTCCGAAATCTCGGCGGCTCGGCCACGCAATACGAAGCGATCGGCCCGGACTGTGGGACGCTGACCACCACCGTGAAGATGACTCGTGTCTCCAGCTCCGGTGGCATGATTATTCAAAATTATGATTTCACCGTAAGGCGGGAAGGCCGGGTCGTTTATGCGGGGGATACCTACTTCGGTTTCTTCTCCAAAGGGGCGCTTGCGAATCAGGTTGGCTTGAAGGAATCTTCGCTGGAAGTCCCATCGCCAGAAGCACTTGCGTTAGCGGACCGATTCCAAGTTCCGAATGATTCACCATTTCCAGATGACACGCTGCGGATGGTCGATACAATTGAGTTCAATCTCCCAACAGGCGGCTCGAAAGGGCTTGGATTGATTCAAGGGACAATCGCGGTCAACCCCGAAGCGTGGTTCTTCAAAGCCCACTTCCATCAAGACCCCGTTTGGCCCGGCTCGTTGGGTTTGGAGTCGATGCTCCAATTGTTGAAGGTCTTCGCTTGGCAACGATGGGGTACCGTTCCCCCCACCGGCTGGCAAACTGTCGCCATCGGCAAACGACACGAGTGGGTTTACCGCGGCCAGGTAATTCCGACTCAAAATCGAGTGACCGTGCAGGCGACCATCACGGCAGTGGATGATGAACATCAACGCATTCAGGCAGATGGATTCCTGATGGTCGATGGTCGGATCATCTACGCGATGAAAGATTTCACCCTGGAATGA
- a CDS encoding 3-oxoacyl-ACP synthase III, translating into MKYSRVYLESFGYELPPVVVSTSELESRLEPLYQELRLPAGQLELLTGISERRWWERDYSLSDGATAAAKKALESAQFPADQVDMLIYAGVCREQFEPATACNVAAKLGIHPDATMFDLSNACLGVLNGIVEIANRIELGQARAGMVVSCETAREINEITISQMLQDRSIDRFRHSLATLTGGSGAVAVLVVDEKYSMQHRRKLLGGVTKNAPQHNGLCRWGLEELPKTIEKYLGSDASSLFRNGLNFGLDHCVRPFMATDAGAVLKYGVELGLRTWKSFQTKLGWAVDSLDKVICHQVGAGHREAILRTLGIAPEKEFSTYQFLGNIGTVSLPLTAALAEERDFLRAGDRVGFLGIGSGLNCLMLGIQW; encoded by the coding sequence ATGAAATACTCGCGCGTGTATCTCGAATCGTTCGGCTACGAACTCCCACCGGTGGTAGTCTCGACCTCGGAATTGGAGTCGAGACTCGAACCGCTGTACCAAGAACTGCGGCTTCCGGCCGGGCAACTCGAATTGCTCACCGGGATCAGCGAACGTCGGTGGTGGGAACGCGATTATTCGCTTTCCGATGGTGCCACAGCCGCCGCCAAGAAGGCATTGGAATCGGCGCAATTCCCGGCAGATCAAGTGGATATGCTGATCTATGCCGGCGTTTGCCGCGAACAATTCGAGCCAGCAACCGCGTGCAATGTCGCCGCAAAGCTTGGCATCCATCCGGATGCGACGATGTTCGATTTGAGCAACGCTTGTCTGGGCGTCCTCAATGGCATCGTCGAAATTGCCAACCGCATCGAACTGGGACAAGCCCGCGCAGGGATGGTCGTTTCCTGCGAAACGGCCCGCGAAATCAACGAAATCACCATCTCGCAAATGTTGCAAGATCGTTCCATCGATCGATTTCGACATTCGCTGGCGACACTCACCGGCGGGTCCGGCGCAGTCGCCGTGCTCGTCGTCGATGAAAAGTATTCCATGCAGCATCGGCGGAAGCTGCTCGGTGGCGTCACCAAGAATGCGCCGCAACATAACGGCTTATGCCGCTGGGGGTTAGAAGAACTCCCCAAGACGATCGAGAAATATCTCGGCTCCGATGCCAGCAGTCTGTTTCGCAATGGCTTGAACTTCGGCTTGGATCATTGCGTGCGCCCGTTTATGGCCACCGATGCCGGCGCGGTGTTGAAATACGGCGTCGAGTTGGGCCTGCGAACCTGGAAAAGTTTCCAGACGAAGCTCGGCTGGGCCGTGGATTCGTTGGATAAAGTGATCTGCCATCAAGTCGGGGCCGGTCACCGCGAAGCGATTTTGCGCACCCTGGGGATCGCCCCGGAAAAAGAATTCTCGACTTATCAATTCCTCGGCAACATCGGCACGGTGTCTCTCCCGCTGACCGCGGCGCTGGCAGAAGAACGCGATTTCCTGCGTGCTGGCGACCGGGTTGGCTTTCTTGGGATCGGCAGCGGCCTCAATTGTCTGATGCTGGGCATTCAATGGTGA